Sequence from the Candidatus Binataceae bacterium genome:
AATATGACTTCGCGCTGGCAGGCGCCCGATCTTTCGCTCGTGGGCACGACCGTCGTCGAGGGCAGGGTCGGCAACTGGGAGGACATCGAGGTGCCGGCGGGGAAGTTTCACGCGCTGCGCGTCGATATCAGCAATCGGGTGTATGGCCGGATGGGCGCCGCCCAGGAGATCGATATTACCTACTGGTGGGTGCCCGCGGTGAATCGCTGGGTTAAGTATTACTACCGCGGGACGACCGAGGGCACCATACTGGCCGAGATGGTCGCATACCAGCCGGCGGCCGGCGCGCATCAATAATGGTAGTTGTAACGATCGTCGATTGCCTCGCCTCGCGGCCCGCAATATAGAACCGCTGACACGCTGGGGCCGGCCCGCACCGACCGGCTCCACGAACCGACAACGGAGGTTAGTCATGCTGAAGATTTACGGAACGTCGATGTCGCGCGCGGCGCGCTCGCTGTGGGCGGCCGAAGAGCTCGGCCTCACCTACGAGCACATCCCCGTCGGCTTCGACGGCGGAACACGCAAACCCGAGTATCTGAAGATCAATCCTAACGGCCACATCCCTGCGATTGACGACGACGGCCACGTCATGTGGGAGTCGATGGCGATCAACCTCTATCTCGCCGAGAAGAACGGCAAGGCGCCCTTCTGGCCGGCAGACGTGCGTGGGCGCGGCCTCGCGCAGCAGTGGAGCTTCTTTGGCATGACTGAGCTCGAGCCGCAGCTGATGGTGTTGCTGATGAACAAGCTGTTCCTGCCGGCGGAGCAGCGCAGCGACGCCGCCGTGAAAGGCGCGACCGAAGCGCTCAAGGCGCCGCTCGGCGTGCTCAACGATCATCTGAAGGGCAGCGAG
This genomic interval carries:
- a CDS encoding glutathione S-transferase family protein, encoding MLKIYGTSMSRAARSLWAAEELGLTYEHIPVGFDGGTRKPEYLKINPNGHIPAIDDDGHVMWESMAINLYLAEKNGKAPFWPADVRGRGLAQQWSFFGMTELEPQLMVLLMNKLFLPAEQRSDAAVKGATEALKAPLGVLNDHLKGSEYLLGKDFTIADLNVASILSLGNFVQFDFSGTPAMAAWLGKCLGRPSMQRASQKK